One genomic window of Saprospiraceae bacterium includes the following:
- a CDS encoding HYR domain-containing protein — MTEEMQLSASLRKEQPSHLVAIHLILIMQGGDGNDVVLSKCAAGIVNTNTGEIFCSIQDAINDPQTVNGHTITIAAGTYAENVVVNKELTISGAGKGSNPATNTVITPSISCIGAGFTISAANVTLQNMFITNFQDAVLLSGVTNPTLNNLALIDYCRYGVNFGGNNSDVEISNTDIQRTSLLAGTIGMRIGTANAVNGMLIDNCTITGNALQGIVNFQATTPVAFDNIVIKNSTISNNLQKGMYFEKLSNATFEKLTMDNNGTDATYGFNNGIDINLKYGSYSNITIKDCDITNSGVTGTAIDPQNPAVIAIKARDDAPSYNSIPASLSNVIIKNNKITGPQNAIRIGEFGKINATPSNVTIEGNDLSFAYANKALISRINNDISVNCNWHGTIDLPVILTTFEEGSSGDIILSTVLNSGTDASGDVGFQPSGGCICASNNLVTNTTTLETFCSIQEAIDDPQTLNGHTLMVGAGTYVENIIVNKQLTINGPNSNIDPCTGTRGSEAKVFPAIKAISYGEIFHVAASNVTISGFTIDGDNPSLTSGYTSTNGADLDAAEGVTIYETGINNLTVNRNIFKNLSYFGVTLYDYPAAVPSSGHTISQNKFQDFGTYDASSGIDFWGGGVLLYNNQYAWVKDNCMTNLRIGVQTGNFHLANPGTVSFQMIENNTMEVRRRGVFHNLFYGTASPYSMVNNTITGINNANESFWDGILISSQSVTSTATDNSIDGVAIVGKPTEGYEVWNVKNSSPILINGGLVSNTTIGLFVNNYEGYVSDAGDGAHATVSGITISACSTAVKIFDSPSSTLHAAVSAIIKDDCEINNTGTGTGILVSGTNASATIKDNDASINGFAVGVDIDGASAIVEGNHIYDNGMGVRFTNSGTGTVKTNKFYDTDLNDVDIHATGSAGSVIATPNNWFAGSSFGIENLSGNDIDATLNYWNHTSGPGLIAGGSGAKITTYVIYCPWLGDVPVPFGGTGLPLVSPTVNIDVTETSFGTNNDGMICNGDMVSLDATTTAAISYSWMPGGATTPSITVTPSSTTTFTVTVSFSDCQVVQTQTITVKQSPTFTTCPGSTTVNTDLNECNANVIYTATASGDPTPTYTYSFSGATSGSGAGTGSGSAFLLGVTTVTITAINGCTPDVCLFTITVNDMQNPVPSCESAQTINLNASCQLLVPDLTNGATATDNCSISFTWTQSPTSATLLASGEGTTHTVTVTANDGNGNSATCTVVLTGDDTTAPIPDCENNQTLSLNANCEITVPDKTNAATATDNCSISFTWTQNPLQGAMLPSGEGMMHVVTVTVSDGNGNSSTCTSVLTGNDNTNPVPSCETAQTINLNASCQLLVPDLTDGATATDNCSTTFTWTQSPTSATLLASGEGTTHTVTVTANDGNGNSATCTVVLTGNDNTNPVPSCETAQTINLNSSCQMLVPDLTDGTTATDNCSTTFTWTQNPTSATLLASGEGTTHTVTVTANDGNGNSATCTVVLTGNDNTNPVPSCESAQTINLNSSCQLLVPDLTDAATATDNCSTTFTWTQNPTSATLLASGEGTTHTVTVTANDGNGNSATCTVVLTGNDNTNPVPSCETAQTININSSCQLLVPDLTDGATATDNCSTTFTWTQSPTSATLLASGEGTTHTVTVTANDGNGNSATCTVVLTGNDNTNPVPSCESAQTINLNASCQLLVPDLTDGASATDNCSTTLSWSQSPTTSTLLASGEGTTHTVTVTANDGNGNSATCTVVLTGNDNTNPVPSCESAQTINLNSSCQLLVPDLTDGASATDNCSTTLSWSQSPTTSTLLASGEGTTHTVTVTANDGNGNSATCTVVLTGNDNTNPVPSCESAQTINLNSSCQLLVPDLTDGASATDNCSTTFTWSQSPTSSTLLASGEGTTHTVTVTANDGNGNSATCTVVLTGNDNTNPVPSCESAQTINLNASCQLLVPDLTDGATATDNCSTTFTWSQSPTTSTLLASGEGTTHTVTVTANDGNGNSATCTVILTGNDNTNPVPICEPAQTIVLNATCQLLVPNLTDGATATDNCATTFTWSQSPTSGSLLASGEGTTHTVTVTASDGNGNSATCTVVLTGNDVTAPVPVCEDPQNVNLNANCQLLVPNLTDGSMATDNCVTTFNWSQNPNAGSILSSAHNLSHTITITVSDGNGNSSTCTTVLTGKDVTMPVMTCPGNQVRGMTEGLCRYVVQGSEFDGTASDNCGIITKTYTLTGIESGTGSGSLAGLYWKKGITTVKWVVTDAAGNTKSCSFTVNVKDLEPPTVTCPPDLIIITLPGQCSVPAGSVSLGTPTVSDNCGIKYPITNNSPSSYPVGVTNVKWTVKDSSNNVKTCIQKVTVVAYTCGQPVTVYHHDTTYSSAKVSWSAGTCASSYQLRIRKEISAGVWTSWSSWVNSSGPLTHLFNGLDDGSFYHYQIRSKCGTGNSNLVNGWFHTLTLPPLKKQDNGFTEFKKVEELDNTELYIKSSEAPELKAVPNPAKDLVSIQLNGFSFATKSLTMTDMFGKLIFNVILDKSENELELDLKQLNVKAGIHFIRVSDGVNQKTIQLLVVL, encoded by the coding sequence ATGACGGAGGAGATGCAGTTGTCGGCCAGTTTACGCAAGGAGCAGCCATCACATCTGGTGGCTATACATTTGATATTGATTATGCAGGGGGGAGATGGAAATGATGTTGTGCTATCAAAATGTGCAGCCGGAATCGTAAATACAAATACCGGTGAAATATTTTGCAGCATTCAGGATGCCATTAATGATCCCCAGACAGTCAATGGACATACAATCACAATTGCTGCAGGAACCTATGCAGAAAATGTTGTCGTCAATAAAGAATTAACGATCAGCGGTGCAGGCAAAGGAAGCAATCCGGCCACAAATACAGTAATTACACCTTCGATTTCTTGCATAGGTGCAGGATTTACAATTTCAGCTGCGAATGTGACGCTACAAAATATGTTTATTACAAATTTTCAGGATGCAGTTCTCTTAAGTGGTGTTACAAATCCAACATTGAATAATCTTGCATTAATAGATTATTGTAGATACGGAGTAAACTTTGGAGGAAATAATTCAGATGTTGAAATAAGCAATACTGATATTCAACGTACAAGTTTATTAGCGGGAACAATTGGAATGCGAATTGGTACGGCAAATGCAGTCAATGGTATGTTGATTGATAACTGTACCATTACTGGAAATGCTTTGCAAGGAATTGTAAATTTTCAAGCAACAACTCCTGTGGCCTTCGACAATATCGTGATTAAAAATAGTACGATTAGCAATAATCTTCAAAAAGGAATGTATTTTGAAAAATTGAGCAATGCTACTTTTGAAAAGCTGACCATGGACAATAATGGGACAGATGCCACTTATGGATTTAATAATGGTATTGATATTAATTTGAAATACGGATCCTATTCAAATATTACCATCAAAGATTGTGACATCACTAATTCTGGCGTAACGGGTACAGCAATTGATCCTCAAAATCCTGCAGTCATTGCTATAAAGGCAAGAGATGATGCACCGTCTTATAATAGCATTCCAGCTAGCTTAAGTAATGTAATAATTAAAAATAATAAGATCACAGGTCCTCAAAACGCAATTCGAATCGGAGAATTTGGAAAGATCAATGCAACGCCATCTAATGTAACTATTGAAGGCAATGATCTATCTTTTGCATATGCAAATAAAGCTCTGATAAGTAGAATAAACAATGATATAAGTGTTAATTGCAACTGGCATGGAACCATTGATCTGCCTGTAATTCTTACCACCTTTGAAGAGGGTTCAAGTGGAGATATCATACTCTCGACAGTTTTAAATTCAGGCACAGATGCAAGTGGTGATGTCGGATTTCAACCTTCAGGTGGATGTATTTGTGCATCCAATAATCTGGTAACAAATACAACTACTTTAGAAACATTTTGTTCGATTCAGGAAGCAATTGATGATCCTCAAACTTTGAATGGCCACACATTGATGGTGGGAGCCGGTACGTATGTTGAAAATATTATCGTCAACAAACAACTTACCATCAATGGGCCTAACAGCAATATAGATCCCTGTACCGGAACACGTGGTTCAGAGGCTAAAGTTTTTCCTGCAATCAAAGCTATTTCATACGGAGAAATATTTCACGTTGCTGCATCTAATGTTACAATTTCTGGTTTTACAATTGATGGTGACAATCCATCTCTTACGAGTGGATACACCAGCACAAACGGAGCGGATTTAGATGCTGCAGAGGGTGTCACTATTTATGAAACGGGAATTAATAATTTAACAGTAAACCGTAATATTTTTAAGAATCTATCTTATTTCGGAGTTACGCTTTATGATTATCCTGCTGCTGTGCCTTCCTCAGGGCACACAATTTCTCAAAATAAATTTCAGGATTTCGGAACTTATGATGCAAGTTCAGGTATAGACTTTTGGGGCGGAGGAGTGTTATTATATAATAATCAATATGCATGGGTCAAAGACAATTGCATGACTAATTTAAGAATTGGCGTGCAAACCGGAAACTTTCATTTGGCAAATCCTGGTACAGTGTCATTCCAAATGATTGAAAACAACACAATGGAAGTCAGAAGGAGAGGAGTATTCCATAATTTATTTTATGGAACAGCCTCGCCCTATTCGATGGTCAACAATACTATTACAGGTATAAACAATGCCAATGAAAGTTTTTGGGATGGAATTTTGATTTCTTCGCAAAGCGTAACATCGACTGCTACGGATAATTCCATCGATGGCGTAGCCATTGTCGGTAAACCTACAGAAGGTTACGAAGTTTGGAATGTGAAGAATAGCAGTCCGATATTAATTAATGGTGGTTTGGTGAGCAACACTACTATTGGATTGTTTGTGAACAATTATGAAGGCTATGTTTCAGATGCAGGCGATGGAGCTCATGCCACTGTGTCTGGTATAACTATATCAGCCTGCTCAACGGCTGTTAAAATATTCGACAGTCCAAGCAGCACTTTGCATGCAGCTGTCTCTGCTATTATAAAGGATGATTGTGAAATTAACAATACTGGCACAGGAACGGGGATTCTGGTGAGTGGTACTAACGCGTCTGCAACTATTAAGGATAACGATGCATCCATCAATGGTTTTGCAGTTGGTGTTGATATTGATGGAGCTAGTGCAATTGTAGAAGGAAATCATATTTATGATAATGGAATGGGTGTTCGATTTACAAATTCTGGAACTGGAACTGTAAAAACGAATAAGTTTTATGACACAGATTTAAATGACGTAGATATCCATGCAACAGGAAGTGCAGGAAGTGTCATAGCTACTCCCAATAATTGGTTCGCCGGCTCGAGTTTTGGAATTGAAAATTTAAGCGGCAACGACATTGATGCTACCCTGAATTATTGGAATCACACATCAGGGCCAGGCTTAATTGCTGGTGGCTCTGGAGCAAAAATAACAACCTATGTAATTTATTGCCCTTGGTTGGGTGATGTGCCAGTTCCATTTGGCGGAACAGGACTCCCACTGGTTTCTCCAACGGTAAACATCGATGTGACAGAAACAAGTTTTGGCACTAACAATGATGGTATGATATGCAATGGAGATATGGTAAGTTTAGATGCTACTACTACTGCCGCAATTTCTTATAGTTGGATGCCGGGAGGAGCTACAACACCAAGCATAACAGTTACACCTTCGTCAACAACAACATTTACAGTCACTGTTAGTTTTAGTGATTGTCAGGTAGTACAAACACAAACGATCACTGTGAAACAATCACCAACTTTTACAACTTGTCCAGGCAGCACAACAGTAAATACAGATTTAAATGAATGTAACGCTAATGTAATTTATACTGCAACGGCTTCAGGGGATCCTACGCCTACCTACACTTACAGTTTTTCAGGAGCAACAAGTGGAAGTGGCGCAGGCACAGGAAGTGGCTCTGCATTTTTATTGGGCGTTACAACAGTAACTATCACAGCAATTAATGGATGTACGCCTGATGTGTGTTTGTTTACGATCACCGTAAATGATATGCAAAATCCAGTACCGAGCTGTGAATCTGCACAAACAATTAATCTAAATGCAAGCTGTCAACTGTTAGTACCGGATCTTACAAATGGCGCAACAGCAACAGACAATTGTTCAATATCATTTACATGGACTCAAAGTCCAACATCTGCAACATTATTAGCATCAGGCGAAGGAACTACTCACACAGTGACAGTTACTGCAAATGATGGCAATGGAAACAGTGCAACATGTACAGTAGTATTAACGGGAGACGATACTACTGCGCCAATTCCTGATTGTGAGAACAATCAAACGCTTTCATTAAATGCGAACTGTGAGATTACGGTTCCCGATAAAACCAATGCAGCAACTGCAACAGATAATTGTAGCATATCTTTTACCTGGACCCAAAATCCTTTACAAGGAGCAATGCTACCTTCAGGTGAAGGAATGATGCATGTTGTAACAGTTACTGTTTCTGATGGTAATGGAAACTCATCAACTTGCACTTCTGTTTTAACCGGAAATGACAATACGAATCCAGTACCAAGCTGTGAAACAGCTCAAACAATTAATCTAAATGCAAGCTGTCAACTGTTAGTACCGGATCTTACAGATGGCGCAACAGCAACCGATAATTGTTCGACAACATTTACATGGACACAAAGTCCAACATCTGCAACATTGTTAGCATCAGGCGAAGGAACAACACATACGGTAACAGTCACAGCAAATGATGGCAACGGAAACAGTGCAACATGCACAGTAGTATTAACCGGAAACGACAATACGAATCCAGTACCAAGCTGTGAAACAGCTCAAACAATTAATTTAAATTCAAGCTGTCAAATGTTAGTACCGGATCTTACAGATGGCACAACAGCAACTGATAATTGTTCGACGACATTCACATGGACACAAAATCCAACATCTGCAACATTATTAGCATCAGGCGAAGGAACTACTCACACAGTGACAGTCACAGCAAATGATGGAAATGGAAACAGTGCGACGTGTACAGTAGTATTAACCGGAAATGACAATACGAATCCTGTACCAAGCTGTGAATCAGCACAAACAATTAATTTAAATTCAAGCTGTCAACTGTTAGTACCGGATCTTACAGATGCAGCAACAGCAACCGATAATTGTTCGACAACATTCACATGGACACAAAATCCAACATCAGCAACATTATTAGCTTCAGGCGAAGGAACTACTCACACAGTGACAGTCACAGCAAATGATGGCAATGGAAACAGTGCAACGTGTACAGTAGTATTAACCGGAAATGACAATACGAATCCAGTACCGAGCTGTGAAACAGCTCAAACAATTAATATTAATTCAAGCTGTCAACTATTAGTACCGGATCTTACGGATGGCGCAACAGCAACCGATAATTGTTCAACAACATTCACATGGACACAAAGTCCAACATCTGCAACATTATTAGCATCAGGCGAAGGAACAACACATACGGTAACAGTCACAGCAAATGATGGCAACGGAAACAGTGCGACGTGTACAGTAGTATTAACCGGAAATGACAATACGAATCCTGTACCAAGCTGTGAATCTGCCCAGACTATCAATCTGAATGCAAGCTGTCAACTGTTAGTTCCGGATCTTACAGATGGTGCAAGTGCAACCGATAATTGTTCAACTACTTTAAGTTGGAGTCAAAGTCCAACAACATCAACATTATTAGCATCGGGTGAAGGAACGACACACACGGTAACGGTAACAGCAAATGATGGAAACGGAAACAGTGCGACCTGTACGGTAGTATTAACCGGAAATGACAATACGAATCCTGTACCAAGCTGTGAATCAGCACAAACAATTAATTTAAACTCAAGCTGTCAACTGTTAGTTCCGGATCTTACAGATGGTGCAAGTGCAACCGATAATTGTTCAACTACTTTAAGTTGGAGTCAAAGTCCAACAACATCAACATTATTAGCATCAGGCGAAGGAACAACGCACACAGTAACTGTTACTGCTAATGACGGCAATGGAAACAGCGCGACCTGTACGGTGGTATTAACAGGAAATGACAATACGAATCCTGTACCAAGCTGCGAATCAGCACAAACTATCAATCTGAATTCAAGCTGTCAACTGTTAGTTCCGGATCTCACAGATGGTGCAAGTGCAACTGATAATTGTTCAACTACATTTACCTGGAGTCAAAGTCCAACATCATCAACATTATTAGCATCGGGCGAAGGAACAACACATACAGTGACCGTAACAGCAAATGATGGAAACGGAAACAGTGCGACCTGTACGGTAGTATTAACTGGAAATGACAATACGAATCCTGTACCAAGCTGCGAATCAGCACAAACTATCAATCTGAATGCAAGCTGTCAACTGTTAGTTCCGGATCTTACAGATGGGGCAACAGCAACTGATAATTGTTCAACCACTTTCACATGGAGTCAAAGTCCAACAACATCAACATTATTAGCATCGGGTGAAGGAACGACACATACAGTGACTGTAACAGCAAATGATGGAAATGGAAACAGTGCGACCTGTACGGTAATATTAACCGGAAACGATAACACGAATCCTGTACCTATTTGTGAACCAGCACAAACAATTGTGTTGAATGCAACATGTCAGTTACTCGTTCCAAATTTAACCGATGGTGCCACAGCCACCGATAATTGTGCTACAACATTTACTTGGAGCCAAAGTCCAACGAGTGGAAGTTTATTAGCCTCCGGTGAAGGAACGACACATACAGTTACGGTAACAGCAAGTGATGGAAACGGAAATTCAGCAACGTGTACAGTAGTCCTAACGGGTAATGATGTAACAGCTCCTGTACCCGTTTGTGAGGATCCTCAAAACGTTAATTTGAATGCAAACTGTCAGTTGTTAGTACCCAATCTTACTGATGGGTCTATGGCAACAGATAATTGCGTTACAACATTCAACTGGAGTCAAAATCCAAACGCTGGATCAATCCTATCATCAGCACATAATTTGTCACATACTATAACCATTACAGTAAGTGATGGGAATGGAAATTCTTCTACATGCACAACAGTTCTTACAGGAAAAGATGTTACCATGCCTGTGATGACTTGTCCCGGAAATCAAGTGAGAGGAATGACAGAAGGACTGTGCAGGTATGTTGTACAGGGTAGTGAATTTGATGGAACAGCTTCTGATAATTGTGGTATAATTACAAAAACATATACCCTGACCGGAATTGAATCTGGCACTGGAAGCGGATCATTAGCAGGTTTATATTGGAAGAAAGGCATCACAACCGTAAAATGGGTGGTTACAGATGCGGCGGGAAATACAAAAAGCTGCAGTTTTACAGTGAATGTTAAAGATTTGGAACCGCCTACCGTGACTTGTCCTCCGGATTTAATAATCATCACTTTGCCGGGTCAATGCAGTGTTCCTGCAGGATCGGTAAGTCTTGGGACTCCGACAGTATCTGACAATTGCGGAATAAAATATCCAATTACAAATAATTCGCCATCGAGTTATCCGGTTGGAGTCACCAATGTGAAATGGACCGTTAAAGATTCTTCAAATAATGTAAAGACATGTATACAAAAGGTGACAGTAGTGGCATATACTTGCGGACAACCCGTGACAGTTTATCATCACGATACCACCTATTCAAGTGCAAAAGTTTCATGGTCGGCGGGAACTTGCGCAAGCAGTTATCAATTGAGAATTAGGAAAGAAATCTCTGCCGGTGTGTGGACTTCATGGTCAAGTTGGGTAAATTCTTCTGGTCCATTAACACATCTGTTTAACGGTTTAGACGATGGAAGTTTTTATCATTATCAAATTCGTTCAAAATGTGGTACCGGTAATTCAAATCTTGTGAATGGTTGGTTCCATACCTTGACATTGCCACCTTTGAAGAAACAGGATAATGGATTCACAGAGTTCAAAAAAGTGGAAGAGCTTGATAATACGGAACTTTATATCAAATCATCAGAAGCCCCGGAATTAAAAGCCGTACCAAATCCTGCGAAGGACCTGGTATCGATTCAGCTCAATGGATTTTCTTTTGCAACTAAATCATTGACCATGACAGATATGTTTGGAAAACTCATATTTAATGTGATCCTTGATAAATCAGAAAACGAACTTGAATTGGATTTGAAACAATTGAATGTCAAAGCTGGAATTCATTTTATCAGAGTCAGTGATGGTGTGAATCAAAAGACCATACAACTGTTAGTAGTATTGTAA